A stretch of Arachis hypogaea cultivar Tifrunner chromosome 15, arahy.Tifrunner.gnm2.J5K5, whole genome shotgun sequence DNA encodes these proteins:
- the LOC112750743 gene encoding uncharacterized protein: MAFNKSILLLGIFLVMATSKVSSYNEDLKMQVSYTKPPVGATSAPPKPPSTTTPPPPVTSTVPTPPKAKAPYTPVVKAPPPPFVKSPSYPPPPPPPTPTPIPTPTPPKVISPPTPYHPPVVNPPVTPTPAPPTSHIVKSNKECVPRCGYRCQLHSRTRVCMRACMTCCERCKCVPPGTYGNREKCGKCYTGMVTHGNRSKCP; this comes from the exons ATGGCTTTCAATAAGTCCATTCTTCTTCTGGGAATTTTTCTTGTGATGGCTACTAGTAAG GTTTCTTCATATAATGAAGATCTCAAGATGCAG GTGAGCTATACAAAACCTCCAGTAGGTGCCACGTCAGCACCACCAAAGCCACCAAGTACTACTACGCCACCTCCACCAGTGACCAGCACAGTACCCACACCACCCAAGGCTAAGGCACCATATACCCCTGTAGTGAAGGCACCCCCTCCTCCATTTGTGAAATCTCCATCTTACCCTCCACCACCCCCACCACCAACTCCAACTCCAATTCCAACTCCAACACCCCCCAAGGTAATATCTCCACCCACACCTTATCATCCTCCAGTGGTAAATCCCCCTGTTACTCCTACTCCAGCACCACCAACATCTCACATAGTTAAATCAAACAAAG AATGCGTGCCACGATGTGGTTATAGGTGCCAATTGCACTCAAGGACGAGAGTGTGCATGAGAGCATGCATGACTTGCTGCGAGCGCTGCAAATGTGTGCCCCCTGGAACTTACGGTAACCGCGAAAAATGTGGCAAATGCTACACTGGTATGGTCACTCATGGCAACAGATCCAAGTGCCCCTAG